In Thunnus thynnus chromosome 20, fThuThy2.1, whole genome shotgun sequence, a single window of DNA contains:
- the LOC137172142 gene encoding V-type proton ATPase 116 kDa subunit a 1-like isoform X2 — MGELFRSEEMTLAQLFLQSEAAYCCVSELGELGMVQFRDLNPDVNVFQRKFVNEVRRCEEMDRKLRFVEKEIKKANIPTVDTGENPEVPFPRDMIDLEATFEKLENELKEINTNQEALKKNFLELTELKHILRRTQQFFDEMEDPNLLEESSALMEGSEGGRGAPLRLGFVAGVISRERIPTFERMLWRVCRGNVFLRKAEIEDPLEDPTTGDQVHKSVFIIFFQGDQLKNRVKKICEGFRASLYPCPETPQERKEMLAGVNSRIDDLQMVLNQTEDHRQRVLQAASKTMRVWFIKVRKMKAIYHTLNLCNIDVTQKCLIAEVWCPVSDLDSIQFALRRGTERSGSTVPSILNRMQTKQTPPTFNKTNKFTSGFQNIVDAYGIGNYREINPAPYTIITFPFLFAVMFGDMGHGVLMTCAALYLVIRESRLLAQKSDNEMFNMVFAGRYIILLMGIFSIYTGIIYNDCFSKSLNMFGSGWSVRPMFGTKGANWSVETLDGNAVLQLDPAVPGVFNGPYPLGIDPIWNVATNKLTFLNSFKMKMSVILGVIHMLFGVSLSLFNHLYFKKPLNIFLGFIPEIVFMSSLFGYLILLVFYKWTAYDAMTSKDAPSLLIHFINMCLFNYSDPTNKPLYRGQMGIQVLLVLIALACVPCMLIVKTMVLRRQHLWKKHLSQKREETPAENLEQSLEQTGVSSSCTGLTQQGTQKFGGVRVGNGPTEDEAGIMDHDQLSQHSEEGDEFDFGDVAVHQAIHTIEYCLGCISNTASYLRLWALSLAHAQLSEVLWSMVMHLGLSSRSGGGFFGLSIIFSAFATLTVAILLIMEGLSAFLHALRLHWVEFQNKFYCGQGFKFVPFSFESILDGRFDE, encoded by the exons ATGGGGGAACTGTTCAGGAGTGAGGAGATGACCCTCGCCCAGCTTTTTCTCCAGTCAGAGGCAGCCTACTGCTGTGTCAGCGAGCTGGGAGAACTGGGCATGGTCCAGTTTAGAGAT CTGAATCCAGACGTAAATGTGTTCCAACGCAAGTTCGTGAATGAAGTGAGGAGATGTGAGGAGATGGACAGGAAACTGA GGTTTGTGGAGAAGGAGATCAAGAAAGCCAACATCCCAACTGTGGACACTGGAGAAAATCCAGAGGTGCCTTTCCCAAGGGACATGATTGATCTAGAG GCTACCTTTGAGAAGCTGGAGAACGAACTGAAGGAGATCAACACCAACCAGGAAGCCCTGAAGAAGAACTTCCTGGAGCTGACGGAACTGAAACACATCCTCCGTCGAACACAGCAATTCTTTGATGAG ATGGAGGATCCCAATTTGCTGGAAGAGTCATCGGCCCTGATGGAGGGCAGTGAGGGGGGCCGCGGGGCCCCGCTCAGATTGGG GTTTGTGGCTGGTGTGATCAGCAGGGAGAGGATTCCCACCTTTGAGAGGATGCTGTGGAGGGTGTGTCGCGGTAACGTCTTCTTACGGAAGGCCGAGATTGAGGACCCTCTGGAGGACCCCACCACG GGAGACCAAGTCCACAAATCtgtcttcatcatcttcttccAAGGTGACCAGCTGAAGAACAGGGTGAAGAAGATCTGTGAGGG GTTTCGTGCCTCTCTCTACCCCTGTCCAGAGACCCcacaggagaggaaggagatgcTGGCTGGAGTCAACAGCCGCATTGATGACCTCCAGATG GTGCTGAACCAAACAGAGGACCACCGTCAGCGAGTGTTGCAGGCCGCCTCTAAGACCATGCGGGTGTGGTTCATCAAAGTGAGGAAGATGAAGGCTATCTACCACACGCTCAACCTCTGCAACATCGACGTCACCCAAAAATGTCTGATTGCTGAGGTGTGGTGCCCTGTATCAGACCTGGACTCCATCCAGTTTGCTCTGCGCAGAGGGACG GAGAGGAGCGGCTCGACGGTGCCGTCCATCCTCAACAGGATGCAGACCAAGCAGACTCCGCCCACCTTCAACAAGACCAACAAGTTCACGTCAGGCTTCCAGAACATCGTCGACGCCTATGGCATCGGGAACTACCGGGAAATCAATCCAG CTCCATACACTATTATCACCTTCCCCTTCCTGTTTGCGGTGATGTTTGGTGACATGGGTCATGGCGTGCTGATGACCTGTGCTGCCCTCTACCTGGTCATCCGAGAGAGTCGCCTCCTCGCCCAGAAGAGTGACAATGAG ATGTTCAACATGGTGTTTGCTGGTCGCTACATCATCCTGCTGATGGGGATCTTCTCCATCTACACCGGCATCATTTATAACGACTGCTTCTCCAAATCACTTAACATGTTTGGCTCTGGATGGAGTGTCAGGCCCATGTTTGGCACCAAAGGAGCCAACTGGTC GGTTGAGACTCTTGATGGAAATGCAGTgctacagttagacccagctgTTCCCGGTGTGTTCAATGGGCCTTATCCTCTGGGAATTGACCCG ATCTGGAACGTTGCCACCAACAAGCTGACCTTCCTCAACTCATTCAAGATGAAGATGTCTGTCATCCTGGGTGTCATCCACATGCTGTTTGGAGTGTCTCTCAGTCTCTTCAACCACCT GTACTTCAAGAAACCACTGAACATCTTCCTGGGTTTCATCCCAGAGATTGTCTTTATGTCGAGCCTGTTTGGCTACCTCATCCTCCTGGTCTTCTACAAGTGGACAGCCTATGACGCCATGACCTCCAAGGATGCTCCCAGCCTGCTTATCCACTTTATCAATATGTGTCTCTTCAACTACAGTGACCCCACCAACAAGCCCCTCTACCGGGGACAG ATGGGGATCCAGGTTTTGTTGGTGCTGATTGCCCTTGCATGTGTACCCTGTATGCTGATTGTGAAAACTATGGTGCTTCGGCGTCAGCACCTGTGGAAAAAGCACCTG TCCCAGAAGAGGGAAGAAACCCCTGCAGAGAATCTAGAGCAGTCTTTAGAGCAAACAGGCGTGTCCTCATCATGCACCGGACTCACCCAACAGGGCACGCAGAAGTTCGGAGGAGTGCGGGTGGGCAACGGGCCCACGGAGGACGAGGCTGGCATCATGGACCACGACCAGCTCTCCCAGCACTCAGAGGAGGGAGATGAG TTTGACTTTGGTGACGTAGCTGTCCACCAGGCCATCCACACCATAGAGTACTGTCTGGGATGCATCTCCAACACTGCCTCCTACCTGCGCCTCTGGGCCCTGAGTCTGGCTCATGCAC agctgTCAGAGGTGCTGTGGTCTATGGTGATGCACCTGGGTCTGTCCTCCCGGAGCGGGGGCGGGTTCTTCGGCCTGTCGATCATCTTCTCGGCCTTCGCTACTCTCACAGTCGCTATCCTGCTCATCATGGAGGGGCTGTCAGCCTTCCTGCATGCCCTGCGTCTGCACTG
- the LOC137172142 gene encoding V-type proton ATPase 116 kDa subunit a 1-like isoform X1, whose translation MGELFRSEEMTLAQLFLQSEAAYCCVSELGELGMVQFRDLNPDVNVFQRKFVNEVRRCEEMDRKLRFVEKEIKKANIPTVDTGENPEVPFPRDMIDLEATFEKLENELKEINTNQEALKKNFLELTELKHILRRTQQFFDEMEDPNLLEESSALMEGSEGGRGAPLRLGFVAGVISRERIPTFERMLWRVCRGNVFLRKAEIEDPLEDPTTGDQVHKSVFIIFFQGDQLKNRVKKICEGFRASLYPCPETPQERKEMLAGVNSRIDDLQMVLNQTEDHRQRVLQAASKTMRVWFIKVRKMKAIYHTLNLCNIDVTQKCLIAEVWCPVSDLDSIQFALRRGTERSGSTVPSILNRMQTKQTPPTFNKTNKFTSGFQNIVDAYGIGNYREINPAPYTIITFPFLFAVMFGDMGHGVLMTCAALYLVIRESRLLAQKSDNEMFNMVFAGRYIILLMGIFSIYTGIIYNDCFSKSLNMFGSGWSVRPMFGTKGANWSVETLDGNAVLQLDPAVPGVFNGPYPLGIDPIWNVATNKLTFLNSFKMKMSVILGVIHMLFGVSLSLFNHLYFKKPLNIFLGFIPEIVFMSSLFGYLILLVFYKWTAYDAMTSKDAPSLLIHFINMCLFNYSDPTNKPLYRGQMGIQVLLVLIALACVPCMLIVKTMVLRRQHLWKKHLSQKREETPAENLEQSLEQTGVSSSCTGLTQQGTQKFGGVRVGNGPTEDEAGIMDHDQLSQHSEEGDEHSEEEPFDFGDVAVHQAIHTIEYCLGCISNTASYLRLWALSLAHAQLSEVLWSMVMHLGLSSRSGGGFFGLSIIFSAFATLTVAILLIMEGLSAFLHALRLHWVEFQNKFYCGQGFKFVPFSFESILDGRFDE comes from the exons ATGGGGGAACTGTTCAGGAGTGAGGAGATGACCCTCGCCCAGCTTTTTCTCCAGTCAGAGGCAGCCTACTGCTGTGTCAGCGAGCTGGGAGAACTGGGCATGGTCCAGTTTAGAGAT CTGAATCCAGACGTAAATGTGTTCCAACGCAAGTTCGTGAATGAAGTGAGGAGATGTGAGGAGATGGACAGGAAACTGA GGTTTGTGGAGAAGGAGATCAAGAAAGCCAACATCCCAACTGTGGACACTGGAGAAAATCCAGAGGTGCCTTTCCCAAGGGACATGATTGATCTAGAG GCTACCTTTGAGAAGCTGGAGAACGAACTGAAGGAGATCAACACCAACCAGGAAGCCCTGAAGAAGAACTTCCTGGAGCTGACGGAACTGAAACACATCCTCCGTCGAACACAGCAATTCTTTGATGAG ATGGAGGATCCCAATTTGCTGGAAGAGTCATCGGCCCTGATGGAGGGCAGTGAGGGGGGCCGCGGGGCCCCGCTCAGATTGGG GTTTGTGGCTGGTGTGATCAGCAGGGAGAGGATTCCCACCTTTGAGAGGATGCTGTGGAGGGTGTGTCGCGGTAACGTCTTCTTACGGAAGGCCGAGATTGAGGACCCTCTGGAGGACCCCACCACG GGAGACCAAGTCCACAAATCtgtcttcatcatcttcttccAAGGTGACCAGCTGAAGAACAGGGTGAAGAAGATCTGTGAGGG GTTTCGTGCCTCTCTCTACCCCTGTCCAGAGACCCcacaggagaggaaggagatgcTGGCTGGAGTCAACAGCCGCATTGATGACCTCCAGATG GTGCTGAACCAAACAGAGGACCACCGTCAGCGAGTGTTGCAGGCCGCCTCTAAGACCATGCGGGTGTGGTTCATCAAAGTGAGGAAGATGAAGGCTATCTACCACACGCTCAACCTCTGCAACATCGACGTCACCCAAAAATGTCTGATTGCTGAGGTGTGGTGCCCTGTATCAGACCTGGACTCCATCCAGTTTGCTCTGCGCAGAGGGACG GAGAGGAGCGGCTCGACGGTGCCGTCCATCCTCAACAGGATGCAGACCAAGCAGACTCCGCCCACCTTCAACAAGACCAACAAGTTCACGTCAGGCTTCCAGAACATCGTCGACGCCTATGGCATCGGGAACTACCGGGAAATCAATCCAG CTCCATACACTATTATCACCTTCCCCTTCCTGTTTGCGGTGATGTTTGGTGACATGGGTCATGGCGTGCTGATGACCTGTGCTGCCCTCTACCTGGTCATCCGAGAGAGTCGCCTCCTCGCCCAGAAGAGTGACAATGAG ATGTTCAACATGGTGTTTGCTGGTCGCTACATCATCCTGCTGATGGGGATCTTCTCCATCTACACCGGCATCATTTATAACGACTGCTTCTCCAAATCACTTAACATGTTTGGCTCTGGATGGAGTGTCAGGCCCATGTTTGGCACCAAAGGAGCCAACTGGTC GGTTGAGACTCTTGATGGAAATGCAGTgctacagttagacccagctgTTCCCGGTGTGTTCAATGGGCCTTATCCTCTGGGAATTGACCCG ATCTGGAACGTTGCCACCAACAAGCTGACCTTCCTCAACTCATTCAAGATGAAGATGTCTGTCATCCTGGGTGTCATCCACATGCTGTTTGGAGTGTCTCTCAGTCTCTTCAACCACCT GTACTTCAAGAAACCACTGAACATCTTCCTGGGTTTCATCCCAGAGATTGTCTTTATGTCGAGCCTGTTTGGCTACCTCATCCTCCTGGTCTTCTACAAGTGGACAGCCTATGACGCCATGACCTCCAAGGATGCTCCCAGCCTGCTTATCCACTTTATCAATATGTGTCTCTTCAACTACAGTGACCCCACCAACAAGCCCCTCTACCGGGGACAG ATGGGGATCCAGGTTTTGTTGGTGCTGATTGCCCTTGCATGTGTACCCTGTATGCTGATTGTGAAAACTATGGTGCTTCGGCGTCAGCACCTGTGGAAAAAGCACCTG TCCCAGAAGAGGGAAGAAACCCCTGCAGAGAATCTAGAGCAGTCTTTAGAGCAAACAGGCGTGTCCTCATCATGCACCGGACTCACCCAACAGGGCACGCAGAAGTTCGGAGGAGTGCGGGTGGGCAACGGGCCCACGGAGGACGAGGCTGGCATCATGGACCACGACCAGCTCTCCCAGCACTCAGAGGAGGGAGATGAG CACTCAGAGGAAGAGCCG TTTGACTTTGGTGACGTAGCTGTCCACCAGGCCATCCACACCATAGAGTACTGTCTGGGATGCATCTCCAACACTGCCTCCTACCTGCGCCTCTGGGCCCTGAGTCTGGCTCATGCAC agctgTCAGAGGTGCTGTGGTCTATGGTGATGCACCTGGGTCTGTCCTCCCGGAGCGGGGGCGGGTTCTTCGGCCTGTCGATCATCTTCTCGGCCTTCGCTACTCTCACAGTCGCTATCCTGCTCATCATGGAGGGGCTGTCAGCCTTCCTGCATGCCCTGCGTCTGCACTG
- the LOC137172142 gene encoding V-type proton ATPase 116 kDa subunit a 1-like isoform X4: MGELFRSEEMTLAQLFLQSEAAYCCVSELGELGMVQFRDLNPDVNVFQRKFVNEVRRCEEMDRKLRFVEKEIKKANIPTVDTGENPEVPFPRDMIDLEATFEKLENELKEINTNQEALKKNFLELTELKHILRRTQQFFDEMEDPNLLEESSALMEGSEGGRGAPLRLGFVAGVISRERIPTFERMLWRVCRGNVFLRKAEIEDPLEDPTTGDQVHKSVFIIFFQGDQLKNRVKKICEGFRASLYPCPETPQERKEMLAGVNSRIDDLQMVLNQTEDHRQRVLQAASKTMRVWFIKVRKMKAIYHTLNLCNIDVTQKCLIAEVWCPVSDLDSIQFALRRGTERSGSTVPSILNRMQTKQTPPTFNKTNKFTSGFQNIVDAYGIGNYREINPAPYTIITFPFLFAVMFGDMGHGVLMTCAALYLVIRESRLLAQKSDNEMFNMVFAGRYIILLMGIFSIYTGIIYNDCFSKSLNMFGSGWSVRPMFGTKGANWSVETLDGNAVLQLDPAVPGVFNGPYPLGIDPIWNVATNKLTFLNSFKMKMSVILGVIHMLFGVSLSLFNHLYFKKPLNIFLGFIPEIVFMSSLFGYLILLVFYKWTAYDAMTSKDAPSLLIHFINMCLFNYSDPTNKPLYRGQMGIQVLLVLIALACVPCMLIVKTMVLRRQHLWKKHLGTQKFGGVRVGNGPTEDEAGIMDHDQLSQHSEEGDEFDFGDVAVHQAIHTIEYCLGCISNTASYLRLWALSLAHAQLSEVLWSMVMHLGLSSRSGGGFFGLSIIFSAFATLTVAILLIMEGLSAFLHALRLHWVEFQNKFYCGQGFKFVPFSFESILDGRFDE; encoded by the exons ATGGGGGAACTGTTCAGGAGTGAGGAGATGACCCTCGCCCAGCTTTTTCTCCAGTCAGAGGCAGCCTACTGCTGTGTCAGCGAGCTGGGAGAACTGGGCATGGTCCAGTTTAGAGAT CTGAATCCAGACGTAAATGTGTTCCAACGCAAGTTCGTGAATGAAGTGAGGAGATGTGAGGAGATGGACAGGAAACTGA GGTTTGTGGAGAAGGAGATCAAGAAAGCCAACATCCCAACTGTGGACACTGGAGAAAATCCAGAGGTGCCTTTCCCAAGGGACATGATTGATCTAGAG GCTACCTTTGAGAAGCTGGAGAACGAACTGAAGGAGATCAACACCAACCAGGAAGCCCTGAAGAAGAACTTCCTGGAGCTGACGGAACTGAAACACATCCTCCGTCGAACACAGCAATTCTTTGATGAG ATGGAGGATCCCAATTTGCTGGAAGAGTCATCGGCCCTGATGGAGGGCAGTGAGGGGGGCCGCGGGGCCCCGCTCAGATTGGG GTTTGTGGCTGGTGTGATCAGCAGGGAGAGGATTCCCACCTTTGAGAGGATGCTGTGGAGGGTGTGTCGCGGTAACGTCTTCTTACGGAAGGCCGAGATTGAGGACCCTCTGGAGGACCCCACCACG GGAGACCAAGTCCACAAATCtgtcttcatcatcttcttccAAGGTGACCAGCTGAAGAACAGGGTGAAGAAGATCTGTGAGGG GTTTCGTGCCTCTCTCTACCCCTGTCCAGAGACCCcacaggagaggaaggagatgcTGGCTGGAGTCAACAGCCGCATTGATGACCTCCAGATG GTGCTGAACCAAACAGAGGACCACCGTCAGCGAGTGTTGCAGGCCGCCTCTAAGACCATGCGGGTGTGGTTCATCAAAGTGAGGAAGATGAAGGCTATCTACCACACGCTCAACCTCTGCAACATCGACGTCACCCAAAAATGTCTGATTGCTGAGGTGTGGTGCCCTGTATCAGACCTGGACTCCATCCAGTTTGCTCTGCGCAGAGGGACG GAGAGGAGCGGCTCGACGGTGCCGTCCATCCTCAACAGGATGCAGACCAAGCAGACTCCGCCCACCTTCAACAAGACCAACAAGTTCACGTCAGGCTTCCAGAACATCGTCGACGCCTATGGCATCGGGAACTACCGGGAAATCAATCCAG CTCCATACACTATTATCACCTTCCCCTTCCTGTTTGCGGTGATGTTTGGTGACATGGGTCATGGCGTGCTGATGACCTGTGCTGCCCTCTACCTGGTCATCCGAGAGAGTCGCCTCCTCGCCCAGAAGAGTGACAATGAG ATGTTCAACATGGTGTTTGCTGGTCGCTACATCATCCTGCTGATGGGGATCTTCTCCATCTACACCGGCATCATTTATAACGACTGCTTCTCCAAATCACTTAACATGTTTGGCTCTGGATGGAGTGTCAGGCCCATGTTTGGCACCAAAGGAGCCAACTGGTC GGTTGAGACTCTTGATGGAAATGCAGTgctacagttagacccagctgTTCCCGGTGTGTTCAATGGGCCTTATCCTCTGGGAATTGACCCG ATCTGGAACGTTGCCACCAACAAGCTGACCTTCCTCAACTCATTCAAGATGAAGATGTCTGTCATCCTGGGTGTCATCCACATGCTGTTTGGAGTGTCTCTCAGTCTCTTCAACCACCT GTACTTCAAGAAACCACTGAACATCTTCCTGGGTTTCATCCCAGAGATTGTCTTTATGTCGAGCCTGTTTGGCTACCTCATCCTCCTGGTCTTCTACAAGTGGACAGCCTATGACGCCATGACCTCCAAGGATGCTCCCAGCCTGCTTATCCACTTTATCAATATGTGTCTCTTCAACTACAGTGACCCCACCAACAAGCCCCTCTACCGGGGACAG ATGGGGATCCAGGTTTTGTTGGTGCTGATTGCCCTTGCATGTGTACCCTGTATGCTGATTGTGAAAACTATGGTGCTTCGGCGTCAGCACCTGTGGAAAAAGCACCTG GGCACGCAGAAGTTCGGAGGAGTGCGGGTGGGCAACGGGCCCACGGAGGACGAGGCTGGCATCATGGACCACGACCAGCTCTCCCAGCACTCAGAGGAGGGAGATGAG TTTGACTTTGGTGACGTAGCTGTCCACCAGGCCATCCACACCATAGAGTACTGTCTGGGATGCATCTCCAACACTGCCTCCTACCTGCGCCTCTGGGCCCTGAGTCTGGCTCATGCAC agctgTCAGAGGTGCTGTGGTCTATGGTGATGCACCTGGGTCTGTCCTCCCGGAGCGGGGGCGGGTTCTTCGGCCTGTCGATCATCTTCTCGGCCTTCGCTACTCTCACAGTCGCTATCCTGCTCATCATGGAGGGGCTGTCAGCCTTCCTGCATGCCCTGCGTCTGCACTG
- the LOC137172142 gene encoding V-type proton ATPase 116 kDa subunit a 1-like isoform X3 produces the protein MGELFRSEEMTLAQLFLQSEAAYCCVSELGELGMVQFRDLNPDVNVFQRKFVNEVRRCEEMDRKLRFVEKEIKKANIPTVDTGENPEVPFPRDMIDLEATFEKLENELKEINTNQEALKKNFLELTELKHILRRTQQFFDEMEDPNLLEESSALMEGSEGGRGAPLRLGFVAGVISRERIPTFERMLWRVCRGNVFLRKAEIEDPLEDPTTGDQVHKSVFIIFFQGDQLKNRVKKICEGFRASLYPCPETPQERKEMLAGVNSRIDDLQMVLNQTEDHRQRVLQAASKTMRVWFIKVRKMKAIYHTLNLCNIDVTQKCLIAEVWCPVSDLDSIQFALRRGTERSGSTVPSILNRMQTKQTPPTFNKTNKFTSGFQNIVDAYGIGNYREINPAPYTIITFPFLFAVMFGDMGHGVLMTCAALYLVIRESRLLAQKSDNEMFNMVFAGRYIILLMGIFSIYTGIIYNDCFSKSLNMFGSGWSVRPMFGTKGANWSVETLDGNAVLQLDPAVPGVFNGPYPLGIDPIWNVATNKLTFLNSFKMKMSVILGVIHMLFGVSLSLFNHLYFKKPLNIFLGFIPEIVFMSSLFGYLILLVFYKWTAYDAMTSKDAPSLLIHFINMCLFNYSDPTNKPLYRGQMGIQVLLVLIALACVPCMLIVKTMVLRRQHLWKKHLGTQKFGGVRVGNGPTEDEAGIMDHDQLSQHSEEGDEHSEEEPFDFGDVAVHQAIHTIEYCLGCISNTASYLRLWALSLAHAQLSEVLWSMVMHLGLSSRSGGGFFGLSIIFSAFATLTVAILLIMEGLSAFLHALRLHWVEFQNKFYCGQGFKFVPFSFESILDGRFDE, from the exons ATGGGGGAACTGTTCAGGAGTGAGGAGATGACCCTCGCCCAGCTTTTTCTCCAGTCAGAGGCAGCCTACTGCTGTGTCAGCGAGCTGGGAGAACTGGGCATGGTCCAGTTTAGAGAT CTGAATCCAGACGTAAATGTGTTCCAACGCAAGTTCGTGAATGAAGTGAGGAGATGTGAGGAGATGGACAGGAAACTGA GGTTTGTGGAGAAGGAGATCAAGAAAGCCAACATCCCAACTGTGGACACTGGAGAAAATCCAGAGGTGCCTTTCCCAAGGGACATGATTGATCTAGAG GCTACCTTTGAGAAGCTGGAGAACGAACTGAAGGAGATCAACACCAACCAGGAAGCCCTGAAGAAGAACTTCCTGGAGCTGACGGAACTGAAACACATCCTCCGTCGAACACAGCAATTCTTTGATGAG ATGGAGGATCCCAATTTGCTGGAAGAGTCATCGGCCCTGATGGAGGGCAGTGAGGGGGGCCGCGGGGCCCCGCTCAGATTGGG GTTTGTGGCTGGTGTGATCAGCAGGGAGAGGATTCCCACCTTTGAGAGGATGCTGTGGAGGGTGTGTCGCGGTAACGTCTTCTTACGGAAGGCCGAGATTGAGGACCCTCTGGAGGACCCCACCACG GGAGACCAAGTCCACAAATCtgtcttcatcatcttcttccAAGGTGACCAGCTGAAGAACAGGGTGAAGAAGATCTGTGAGGG GTTTCGTGCCTCTCTCTACCCCTGTCCAGAGACCCcacaggagaggaaggagatgcTGGCTGGAGTCAACAGCCGCATTGATGACCTCCAGATG GTGCTGAACCAAACAGAGGACCACCGTCAGCGAGTGTTGCAGGCCGCCTCTAAGACCATGCGGGTGTGGTTCATCAAAGTGAGGAAGATGAAGGCTATCTACCACACGCTCAACCTCTGCAACATCGACGTCACCCAAAAATGTCTGATTGCTGAGGTGTGGTGCCCTGTATCAGACCTGGACTCCATCCAGTTTGCTCTGCGCAGAGGGACG GAGAGGAGCGGCTCGACGGTGCCGTCCATCCTCAACAGGATGCAGACCAAGCAGACTCCGCCCACCTTCAACAAGACCAACAAGTTCACGTCAGGCTTCCAGAACATCGTCGACGCCTATGGCATCGGGAACTACCGGGAAATCAATCCAG CTCCATACACTATTATCACCTTCCCCTTCCTGTTTGCGGTGATGTTTGGTGACATGGGTCATGGCGTGCTGATGACCTGTGCTGCCCTCTACCTGGTCATCCGAGAGAGTCGCCTCCTCGCCCAGAAGAGTGACAATGAG ATGTTCAACATGGTGTTTGCTGGTCGCTACATCATCCTGCTGATGGGGATCTTCTCCATCTACACCGGCATCATTTATAACGACTGCTTCTCCAAATCACTTAACATGTTTGGCTCTGGATGGAGTGTCAGGCCCATGTTTGGCACCAAAGGAGCCAACTGGTC GGTTGAGACTCTTGATGGAAATGCAGTgctacagttagacccagctgTTCCCGGTGTGTTCAATGGGCCTTATCCTCTGGGAATTGACCCG ATCTGGAACGTTGCCACCAACAAGCTGACCTTCCTCAACTCATTCAAGATGAAGATGTCTGTCATCCTGGGTGTCATCCACATGCTGTTTGGAGTGTCTCTCAGTCTCTTCAACCACCT GTACTTCAAGAAACCACTGAACATCTTCCTGGGTTTCATCCCAGAGATTGTCTTTATGTCGAGCCTGTTTGGCTACCTCATCCTCCTGGTCTTCTACAAGTGGACAGCCTATGACGCCATGACCTCCAAGGATGCTCCCAGCCTGCTTATCCACTTTATCAATATGTGTCTCTTCAACTACAGTGACCCCACCAACAAGCCCCTCTACCGGGGACAG ATGGGGATCCAGGTTTTGTTGGTGCTGATTGCCCTTGCATGTGTACCCTGTATGCTGATTGTGAAAACTATGGTGCTTCGGCGTCAGCACCTGTGGAAAAAGCACCTG GGCACGCAGAAGTTCGGAGGAGTGCGGGTGGGCAACGGGCCCACGGAGGACGAGGCTGGCATCATGGACCACGACCAGCTCTCCCAGCACTCAGAGGAGGGAGATGAG CACTCAGAGGAAGAGCCG TTTGACTTTGGTGACGTAGCTGTCCACCAGGCCATCCACACCATAGAGTACTGTCTGGGATGCATCTCCAACACTGCCTCCTACCTGCGCCTCTGGGCCCTGAGTCTGGCTCATGCAC agctgTCAGAGGTGCTGTGGTCTATGGTGATGCACCTGGGTCTGTCCTCCCGGAGCGGGGGCGGGTTCTTCGGCCTGTCGATCATCTTCTCGGCCTTCGCTACTCTCACAGTCGCTATCCTGCTCATCATGGAGGGGCTGTCAGCCTTCCTGCATGCCCTGCGTCTGCACTG